A genomic window from Cucumis melo cultivar AY chromosome 8, USDA_Cmelo_AY_1.0, whole genome shotgun sequence includes:
- the LOC103484711 gene encoding uncharacterized protein LOC103484711 encodes MASQAASSINGNMKKALAGLKRINLEGLRWRVFDAKGQVLGRLASKISTVIQGKDKPTYTPNRDDGDMCIVLNAKDIAVTGRKLTKKVYYWHTGYVGHLKERTLREQMNRDPTEVIRKAVLRMLPKNKLRDDRDRKLRIFAGDEHPFGDRPLEPYIMPPRNVREMRPQVRRAMIRAQKKAEQQENSKSERKGSRKKEEKVEVKA; translated from the exons ATGGCAAGCCAAGCAGCTAGTTCTATCAATGGCAACATGAAG AAAGCACTTGCTGGCTTGAAACGCATCAATTTGGAAGGCCTGAGGTGGAGAGTGTTTGATGCCAAAGGCCAG GTTCTTGGGAGATTGGCATCTAAAATATCTACCGTGATTCAAGGCAAGGATAAGCCAACATATACACCCAATCGAGATGATGGGGATATGTGCATTGTGCTTAATGCTAAGGATATCGCTGTCACAGGAAGAAAACTCACTAAAAAAGTTTATTACTGGCATACAGG GTATGTTGGGCACCTGAAGGAAAGAACTTTGAGGGAACAGATGAACAGAGACCCTACAGAAGTCATACGTAAAGCTGTGTTACGCATGCTTCCAAAAAATAAACTGCGTGAT GATAGAGATCGAAAACTGAGAATTTTTGCTGGAGATGAACACCCTTTTGGCGACCGCCCACTTGAGCCCTATATCATGCCACCTCGTAATGTAAGAGAGATGCGGCCTCAGGTAAGACGGGCAATGATTCGAGCGCAAAAGAAggccgagcaacaagaaaacAGCAAGAGCGAACGAAAGGGaagtagaaagaaagaagagaaggtAGAAGTGAAGGCCTGA
- the LOC103484712 gene encoding transcription termination factor MTERF5, chloroplastic, producing the protein MRAAPAHISFLPNGSHITTQRVQVSFQRKLFSCRAKSDSEIDGSANLKVVSPALLTAEKEEAKAVLTLFLKKQGLSTAIAARTINKSDSFVNHLVLTLHLIHKSRYLVGRELTTLEIRDALNPYLESLFEEHGTHLVHAVENFPNPPIKEKTATTVPVSNSTIDTKKLKAISRVSELDPTGNLRPEILYLIEHGLNLDQIKEITRKFPAFAYYSLEGKIKPVIEFFLDLGVPKSEIPIILYKRPQLCGISLSENLKPTMIFLENLGVDKKKWAKVIYRFPAILTYSKQKVETTINFLYELGLSEERVGKILTRCPNITSYSVEEKLRPTAEYFHSLGVDAAVLLYRCPQTFGLSIEASLKPVTQFFLDRGYSMEDVRTMISRYAALYSFSLADNLEPKWDFFLTMGYSKAELIKFPQYFGYSLEGRIKPRYAIMKKSQVMLLLNQLLTLSESNFDKVVIKKVNKLLLKN; encoded by the exons ATGAGAGCTGCCCCCGCCCATATCTCCTTTTTGCCAAATGGTAGTCACATCACTACTCAAAG GGTTCAGGTTTCATTCCAAAGGAAACTCTTTTCTTGCCGAGCAAAATCTG ATTCTGAGATAGATGGATCAGCCAACTTAAAGGTTGTATCTCCAGCCCTTTTAACAGCAGAAAAAGAAGAGGCCAAGGCAGTTTTAACCTTGTTTCTAAAGAAGCAAGGTCTAAGCACTGCAATTGCTGCAAgaacaataaacaagtccgatAGCTTCGTCAACCATCTTGTCTTAACGCTTCATTTGATTCATAAATCTCGGTATCTAGTAG GACGAGAGTTGACGACACTTGAAATTAGAGATGCTTTGAATCCTTATCTTGAGTCCCTTTTTGAAGAGCATGGGACTCATCTTGTGCATGCTGTGGAAAACTTTCCAAACCCTCCTATTAAGGAAAAGACTGCTACAACAGTTCCTGTCTCAAATTCAACAATTGACACGAAGAAGCTAAAAGCCATCTCTCGAGTGAGTGAGCTAGATCCTACTGGAAATCTCCGACCAGAGATTCTTTACCTGATTGAGCATGGCTTAAATCTTGATCAGATTAAAGAAATTACTCGCAAATTCCCTGCTTTTGCTTACTACAGCTTGGAGGGAAAAATAAAGCCTGTGATCGAGTTTTTTCTTGATCTTGGGGTACCAAAATCTGAAATCCCTATTATCCTCTACAAGAGGCCTCAGTTATGTGGAATTAGTCTGAGTGAAAATCTAAAACCAACGATGATATTCTTAGAAAATTTGGGTGTGGACAAGAAAAAATGGGCGAAAGTGATATACCGTTTTCCAGCAATTCTCACCTACAGCAAACAGAAGGTCGAGACAACTATTAATTTCCTATATGAATTGGGACTCTCAGAAGAGAGGGTTGGTAAAATATTGACCCGCTGTCCAAACATCACGAGTTATAGTGTTGAGGAAAAATTAAGGCCCACGGCCGAATATTTTCACTCTCTGGGAGTCGATGCTGCTGTCCTTCTGTATCGTTGCCCACAGACATTTGGTCTCAGTATTGAGGCTAGTTTGAAACCAGTGACACAATTTTTCTTGGATAGAGGTTATAGCATGGAAGATGTTAGAACCATGATCTCAAGATATGCAGCCTTGTATTCTTTCAGCTTAGCTGATAATTTAGAACCTAAATGGGATTTCTTTCTAACCATGGGGTATTCAAAAGCAGAGCTAATCAAATTCCCCCAATATTTTGGTTACAGTTTGGAGGGGAGAATCAAACCAAGGTATGCAATTATGAAAAAGAGCCAGGTGATGTTGTTACTGAACCAGTTGTTAACATTATCAGAAAGCAATTTTGACAAGGTGGTAATAAAGAAAGTGAACAAGTTGCTTCTCAAGAATTGA